The Spirosoma sp. SC4-14 DNA window AAGGTCGTCCAGATTTTGCCAGTAGCCAACAGCCAGCCCGGCAGCATAGGCGGCACCTAAGGCGGTGGTTTCGGTCATTTTTGGGCAGATAACCGGCCCATTCAGCACATCGGCCTGAAACTGCATCAGCAACGAATTGACCACCATACCGCCATCGACCCGGAGTGAACTCAGCGGGACGCCCGCATCCTGCTCCATTGCCCGCACTACATCGACCGTCTGGTAGGCGGTTGCTTCCAGAACGGCACGGGCAATATGGCCTTTGTTGACAAAACGAGTCAGACCGGCAATGATACCTCTGGCGTCGGCTTTCCAGTGTGGCGCATACAATCCCGAAAAGGCCGGAACGAAGTAAGCTCCACCATTGTCGTCGACCGACCGGGCCAGTGCCTCAATATCAGTACTCTTTTTAATGATGCCGAGGTTGTCGCGCAGCCATTGCACCAGCGCGCCCGTAATGGCTACACTGCCTTCGAGCGCGTAGTGGACAGGTTCGTTCTCGAACTGATAGGCCACGGTAGTGAGCAAGCCGTAGTTCGATTCGCGCAGTTCGGTACCGGTGTTCATCAATAGAAAGCAACCGGTTCCGTAGGTATTCTTAGCCTGACCGGGCTCATAACAGGTTTGTCCAACCAGGGCCGCTTGCTGATCGCCCAGAATCCCGGCAATGGGTACACCGGGCAGTACTTCGGAGGCCACCGTTCCATAAACGCTGCTACTCGGCCGAATCTGGGGCAACATAGCCGATGGAACCGTAAAGGCGTCGAGTAGCGCAGCGTCCCAGCTAAGGGTTCGGATGTTCATAAGCTGGGTTCGGCTGGCGTTCGTAACATCGGTGAGGTGCAGTCCGCCGTTTGGACCACCAGTCAGATTCCAGACCACAAAGGTGTCCATATTGCCAAAGAGCGCATCGCCCCGTTCGGCGTCGGCTCGCAGACCCGGCACGTTGTCGAGTAGCCATTTTACTTTCAGGCTGCTGAAATACGTTGTTAGCGGCAGCCCGGTCTGAGCGCGAAACCGATCCTGACCCGCTGAGCCACCTTCTTTGGCAAACTGATTGACCAGGTCGGCCGTGCGCATATCCTGCCAGACAATGGCATTGTAGTACGGCTTTCCGGTTCGTCGGTTCCAGACAACAGTCGTTTCGCGCTGGTTGGTGATGCCAATGGCAACAATGTCCTGTGTAGACAGTTTAGCTTTGATACGCGCCAGGGCGACAACTTCCAGCGTATTGCGCCAGATTTCTTCCGGGTCATGTTCGACCCAGCCGGGTTGTGGGTAAATCTGTTTATGTTCTTTCTGAGCCAGCGATACAATCTGGCCTTGCCGGTCGAACACAATGCAGCGGGTACTGGTGGTGCCCTGATCAATGGCAGCTACGAATTTGGGCATAGGAAAGTAGGAATAGTCCGAAACAAGTAAATGTAATAGGGGTGGCAATTTACTCGGATTGATGTGTAACTTGCCAATGCTGCTGATCAAGTTTTTTGATCCGAAACAATCTTCAATAAATACAGATTGTATTCGTTAAAAGTTAGACCCGCCCAAAATTCTCTTATCTTGGGCGTGAAAATGCCTTTGCTTCATTATCTATATGAGAATCAATACGTTGTCTGTTTTGCTGGTGGCGTTGGGGTTAGCTACCGGATTGGCGGGCTGCAACTCGGCCATGCAGGCTTACAAAAAAGGTGTTCGGCATTACGATGCCGGAGAGTATAATCTGGCCCTGACACAATTTGAAAAAGCGGCCAAAGGAACTATCGATCAGGCCCGGCTCAATTATTATATGGCCGAATCGTACCGGCTTTCGAACCGTTTTGGCGAGGCTGTTCCATTCTACCAGAAAGCCATTGAAGCCAACACGACCGAGCCGAATGCCCGTTTCAATTACGCGTATGCGTTAAAGTCGCAGGGGAACTATCCAGCTGCACTGGAGCAGTTGCAACAGTTTGTGGCCAATGCACCCCGGACCACCGCCAAACCAATTCTTGATAAGGCAAAGCGGGAGATCGAAACGCTGAAAGCGATTAACATGATCGCCCAGAATAAGTTGCAGATTACGCTTAA harbors:
- the glpK gene encoding glycerol kinase GlpK, producing the protein MPKFVAAIDQGTTSTRCIVFDRQGQIVSLAQKEHKQIYPQPGWVEHDPEEIWRNTLEVVALARIKAKLSTQDIVAIGITNQRETTVVWNRRTGKPYYNAIVWQDMRTADLVNQFAKEGGSAGQDRFRAQTGLPLTTYFSSLKVKWLLDNVPGLRADAERGDALFGNMDTFVVWNLTGGPNGGLHLTDVTNASRTQLMNIRTLSWDAALLDAFTVPSAMLPQIRPSSSVYGTVASEVLPGVPIAGILGDQQAALVGQTCYEPGQAKNTYGTGCFLLMNTGTELRESNYGLLTTVAYQFENEPVHYALEGSVAITGALVQWLRDNLGIIKKSTDIEALARSVDDNGGAYFVPAFSGLYAPHWKADARGIIAGLTRFVNKGHIARAVLEATAYQTVDVVRAMEQDAGVPLSSLRVDGGMVVNSLLMQFQADVLNGPVICPKMTETTALGAAYAAGLAVGYWQNLDDLRQNWGVARTYEPNMDDAQRKRLMRGWQKAIERSFGWEE